A window of the Natronomonas salina genome harbors these coding sequences:
- a CDS encoding ferritin-like domain-containing protein, with amino-acid sequence MRFDTNSGDGTEQDGAETSNTRRRFMAGSAGALGGVALGSTFATGAFAQDDEDGGEAPEAPPQGNATEGEFEDDLEILNYALTLEHLEAEFYNEALDNLDDDAIHNSEALGDFDGPVVDRVVDELETIRDHEVAHVDTLTAVVGDLGGDPVEAPTFDFGGATQDADAFLETAMALENTGVAAYAGAAPSIENADVVPPALSIHSVEARHASFVNVLNGESGFPEAYDDPLSRAEVLDIASDFIVQDDENGEDGGDAENGDDSDDGGC; translated from the coding sequence GTGAGGTTCGATACCAACAGCGGAGACGGCACGGAGCAGGATGGGGCGGAGACAAGCAACACGCGACGGCGGTTCATGGCGGGGTCGGCCGGAGCACTCGGCGGGGTCGCTCTCGGGAGCACCTTCGCCACCGGGGCGTTCGCCCAGGACGACGAGGACGGAGGCGAGGCCCCCGAGGCGCCGCCGCAAGGTAACGCCACCGAGGGCGAGTTCGAGGACGACCTCGAGATCCTGAACTACGCGCTGACGCTGGAGCACCTCGAGGCGGAGTTCTACAACGAGGCGCTCGACAACCTCGATGACGACGCCATCCACAATTCCGAGGCACTCGGGGACTTCGACGGACCGGTCGTCGACCGCGTCGTCGACGAACTGGAGACGATCCGCGACCACGAGGTGGCCCACGTCGACACCCTGACGGCGGTCGTGGGGGACCTCGGCGGCGACCCCGTCGAGGCGCCGACGTTCGACTTCGGCGGGGCGACCCAGGACGCCGACGCGTTCCTCGAGACGGCGATGGCCCTCGAGAACACGGGCGTCGCGGCGTACGCCGGGGCCGCACCGTCGATCGAGAACGCTGACGTCGTGCCGCCGGCGCTCAGCATCCACAGCGTCGAGGCCAGGCACGCCTCGTTCGTGAACGTGCTCAACGGCGAGAGCGGCTTCCCCGAGGCCTACGACGACCCCCTGTCGCGAGCCGAGGTCCTGGACATCGCGTCCGACTTCATCGTTCAGGACGACGAGAACGGGGAGGATGGAGGCGATGCCGAGAACGGAGACGATTCAGACGACGGCGGCTGTTGA
- a CDS encoding NAD(P)/FAD-dependent oxidoreductase, producing MCASHVIIGDGIAGSSAAETIREADPEADVTVITEEGEALYNRILIKEFAKGKLPEAPVSIHDPDWYAERDIDLRLDTVVTEVDTDAREVHTYEGDVFEYDKLLVATGGTPTQLPVDNSDAEGIHHFWTFEDARAIKADAEAAEKGVVIGAGLLGIDLAAICGAQDVEAHYLMRGNAWWRYALSEEGAEIIHDALREMDVTPVFDSGVDHFETDDGGRITAAVDPNGERFEADFAGAAIGLNFNTEFLRGSGLELDDGIVVDEYMRTNVDDVYAAGDITQFHDVILGDRAQNGAWGSAKEQGSVAGTNMVADAPEEEFRWVSSYSITHFDFPFLSFGHPTLGDDSVEKKYDEGTWRRVALKEGRVVGGVLIGDLAAQSGLKKLARKQVDVRGNEDLLLEEQIDVDAFEETAAAE from the coding sequence ATGTGTGCGTCGCACGTCATAATCGGTGACGGCATCGCGGGGTCCTCGGCGGCCGAGACGATCCGCGAGGCCGACCCCGAGGCCGACGTCACCGTCATCACCGAGGAGGGGGAAGCTCTCTACAACCGCATCCTCATCAAGGAGTTCGCGAAGGGCAAACTCCCGGAGGCCCCCGTCTCCATCCACGACCCCGACTGGTACGCCGAACGGGACATCGACCTCCGGCTCGACACCGTCGTCACCGAGGTCGACACCGACGCCCGCGAGGTCCACACCTACGAGGGCGACGTCTTCGAGTACGACAAGCTCCTCGTCGCCACCGGCGGGACGCCGACGCAGCTCCCCGTCGACAACAGCGACGCCGAGGGCATCCACCACTTCTGGACCTTCGAGGACGCCCGCGCCATCAAGGCCGACGCCGAGGCCGCCGAGAAGGGCGTCGTCATCGGCGCCGGCCTGCTCGGCATCGACCTCGCGGCCATCTGCGGCGCCCAGGACGTCGAGGCCCACTACCTCATGCGCGGCAACGCCTGGTGGCGCTACGCGCTCAGCGAGGAGGGTGCCGAGATCATCCACGACGCGCTCCGCGAGATGGACGTCACGCCCGTCTTCGACTCCGGCGTCGACCACTTCGAGACCGACGACGGCGGCCGCATCACGGCCGCCGTCGACCCCAACGGCGAGCGCTTCGAGGCCGACTTCGCCGGCGCCGCCATCGGCCTGAACTTTAACACCGAGTTCCTCCGCGGCTCCGGGCTCGAACTCGACGACGGCATCGTCGTCGACGAGTACATGCGCACCAACGTCGACGACGTCTACGCCGCCGGCGACATCACGCAGTTCCACGACGTCATCCTCGGCGATCGCGCCCAGAACGGCGCCTGGGGCTCCGCGAAGGAGCAGGGCTCCGTCGCCGGCACCAACATGGTCGCCGACGCCCCCGAAGAGGAGTTCCGCTGGGTCTCCTCGTACTCCATCACCCACTTCGACTTCCCCTTCCTCTCGTTCGGCCACCCGACGCTCGGCGACGACTCCGTCGAGAAGAAGTACGACGAGGGCACCTGGCGCCGCGTCGCGCTCAAGGAGGGCCGCGTCGTCGGCGGCGTCCTCATCGGCGACCTCGCTGCGCAGTCCGGCCTCAAGAAGCTCGCCCGCAAGCAGGTCGACGTCCGCGGCAACGAGGACCTCCTGCTAGAGGAGCAGATCGACGTCGACGCCTTCGAGGAGACCGCGGCCGCGGAGTAA
- a CDS encoding transcriptional regulator: MVRDPLGAEEDPDLDTVLGALYDEDCRAIVAALDEPRTASELVERCDIPRSTLYRKLDRLTESTLLYEGTEIRQDGSHAGRYEVDFKEVVVTRDGDRVLDVEIERPARRADERLAELWSEVRKEL, translated from the coding sequence ATGGTCCGCGACCCGCTGGGCGCAGAGGAGGACCCGGACCTCGATACGGTGCTGGGGGCGCTGTACGACGAGGACTGTCGCGCCATCGTCGCGGCGCTGGACGAGCCCCGGACGGCCAGCGAACTCGTCGAGCGCTGCGACATCCCCCGGTCGACGCTTTACCGGAAGCTCGACCGCCTGACCGAATCGACGCTGCTGTATGAGGGCACCGAGATCAGACAGGACGGCAGCCACGCCGGCCGCTACGAGGTCGACTTCAAGGAGGTGGTCGTCACCCGCGACGGCGACCGCGTCCTCGACGTCGAGATCGAACGCCCGGCCCGGCGCGCCGACGAGCGGCTCGCCGAACTGTGGTCCGAGGTGCGAAAGGAGCTCTAA
- a CDS encoding DUF6149 family protein → MKLRQNVRHWAAKKALTTPVVGDMAREKLVDLHTRIFLEKADEAHREARRDHLDDFFAATMDSYVAALEAGYTEAEAREITHVQGNFDFFNHGWTEMMEIPGDELEAHFRRYEAFFTEHGITIDDPLGEFRPPAGIADAPATPGKLEKPEYENAIAGFADDVYVETEEGETVVGGTDEPEDVDPTQAPGADD, encoded by the coding sequence ATGAAACTCCGCCAGAACGTCCGCCACTGGGCCGCCAAGAAGGCGCTGACCACGCCGGTCGTCGGCGACATGGCGCGGGAGAAGCTGGTCGACCTGCACACCCGCATCTTCCTGGAAAAGGCCGACGAGGCCCACCGCGAGGCGCGCCGCGACCACCTCGACGACTTCTTCGCGGCGACGATGGACAGCTACGTCGCCGCCCTGGAGGCCGGCTACACCGAGGCCGAGGCCCGCGAGATCACCCACGTCCAGGGGAACTTTGACTTCTTCAACCACGGCTGGACGGAGATGATGGAGATCCCGGGCGACGAACTGGAGGCCCACTTCCGCCGCTACGAGGCGTTCTTCACCGAGCACGGTATCACCATCGACGACCCGCTCGGCGAGTTCCGGCCCCCGGCTGGCATCGCCGACGCGCCGGCGACCCCCGGGAAGCTCGAGAAGCCGGAGTACGAGAACGCGATCGCCGGGTTCGCCGACGACGTCTACGTCGAGACCGAGGAGGGGGAGACGGTCGTCGGCGGGACCGACGAACCGGAGGACGTCGACCCGACGCAGGCGCCGGGCGCGGACGACTAA
- a CDS encoding homoserine kinase — MVTVRAPATSANLGSGFDVFGAALERPADVVRVEKADRTTIEVTGVGSQYIPEDPEKNTVGAVAEELDAPAHIEIDKGVRPASGLGSSAASAAAAAVGLNELYDRGLTREELVPIAAEGEAVVSGAAHSDNVAPSIMGGFTIARNDGVTQVDASVPLVTCLPEIVVSTRDARQVVPEGARMEEVVETVANASTLAIGMARDDPDLVGRGMFDAIVTPARAELITGYDDVREAAFDAGATGVTISGAGPAVIAACHEPDRRDVAMAMIDAFEAADVEARAYQTRIGQGATIY, encoded by the coding sequence ATGGTGACGGTGCGGGCCCCGGCGACGAGCGCGAACCTCGGGAGTGGCTTCGACGTCTTCGGAGCGGCCCTTGAGCGGCCCGCCGACGTGGTCCGCGTGGAGAAGGCCGACCGGACGACCATCGAGGTGACCGGCGTCGGCAGCCAGTACATCCCGGAGGACCCCGAGAAGAACACGGTCGGTGCGGTCGCCGAGGAACTCGACGCGCCGGCCCACATCGAGATCGACAAGGGGGTCCGCCCGGCTTCGGGGCTGGGGTCCTCTGCGGCCTCCGCCGCCGCGGCCGCCGTCGGGCTCAACGAGCTCTACGACCGGGGACTCACCCGCGAGGAGCTCGTCCCGATCGCCGCGGAGGGCGAGGCAGTCGTCTCGGGGGCCGCCCACTCCGACAACGTCGCCCCCTCGATCATGGGCGGGTTCACGATCGCCCGGAACGACGGCGTCACGCAGGTCGACGCCTCGGTCCCGCTGGTGACCTGCCTGCCGGAGATCGTCGTCTCGACGCGGGACGCCCGCCAGGTCGTCCCGGAGGGCGCGCGGATGGAGGAGGTCGTCGAGACGGTCGCGAACGCCTCGACGTTAGCCATCGGGATGGCTCGCGACGACCCGGACCTCGTGGGTCGCGGGATGTTCGACGCCATCGTCACGCCCGCCCGCGCGGAACTCATCACGGGGTACGACGACGTCCGGGAGGCCGCCTTCGACGCCGGTGCGACGGGCGTGACGATCTCAGGTGCCGGCCCCGCGGTCATCGCGGCCTGCCACGAACCCGACCGGCGCGACGTCGCGATGGCGATGATCGACGCCTTCGAGGCCGCCGACGTGGAGGCGCGAGCCTACCAGACGCGGATCGGCCAGGGCGCGACTATCTACTGA
- a CDS encoding NAD(P)/FAD-dependent oxidoreductase encodes MIGIVGGGLAGLAAAHRLQRAGREVRVFEAADRLGGLAATYETDGDRVEKFYHHLSKSEETIVDLAEELGVGDRIEWRVGENAYYVDGIAHPLDAPWEIAAYPYLSLYDKFRLGMLTLGVDVRGGIPRTDTYDDLEDFEDVPIKEFLLEHTTRGVYEYFFEPLLDAKFGSRKEDVSAAWLLGRVKFRGERDLLRGEVLGYLEGGFGVLLDALVDSVGREYIETGTRVTEVGFADGDGPTPAIRPASGDLASDWSTPRGPVESLTVASEADAGDRTTRTYDVDDLVVATMPDVLEALTGYECDIDFQGSVCAVVSMDEPLMDTYWLNIADDAPFGALIEHTNFVSPERYGGEHLLYVASYVQDPTEELWQLDDDGVAELWLDGVADLFPQFDRESVNWVQIARNPKTAPVYERGYLEMVIPYDLGDAVAPGVHYAGMASRAQYPERSLNGAIEAGYAAAESILD; translated from the coding sequence ATGATCGGCATCGTCGGCGGCGGGCTCGCGGGGCTGGCCGCGGCCCACCGCCTCCAGCGGGCGGGCCGGGAGGTCCGCGTCTTCGAGGCCGCCGACCGCCTCGGGGGGCTGGCGGCGACCTACGAGACCGACGGGGACCGCGTCGAGAAGTTCTACCACCACCTCTCGAAGTCCGAAGAGACCATCGTCGACCTCGCCGAGGAACTCGGCGTCGGCGACCGGATCGAGTGGCGCGTCGGCGAGAACGCCTACTATGTCGACGGCATCGCCCACCCCCTGGACGCCCCCTGGGAGATCGCCGCCTACCCCTACCTCTCGCTGTACGACAAGTTCCGCCTCGGGATGCTCACCCTCGGCGTCGACGTCCGCGGCGGCATCCCCCGCACCGACACGTACGACGACCTCGAGGACTTCGAAGACGTCCCCATCAAGGAGTTCCTACTCGAACACACCACCCGCGGCGTCTACGAGTACTTTTTCGAGCCGCTGCTGGACGCGAAGTTCGGCTCCCGGAAGGAGGACGTCTCCGCGGCGTGGCTGCTCGGCCGCGTGAAGTTCCGCGGCGAGCGCGACCTGCTCCGCGGGGAGGTCCTCGGCTACCTCGAAGGCGGCTTCGGCGTCCTCCTCGACGCGCTCGTCGACAGCGTCGGCCGCGAATACATCGAGACCGGCACCCGCGTGACCGAGGTCGGCTTCGCCGACGGTGATGGCCCGACGCCGGCAATCCGCCCGGCCTCCGGCGACCTCGCGAGCGACTGGTCGACACCCCGGGGGCCGGTCGAGTCGCTGACCGTCGCCAGCGAGGCCGACGCCGGCGACCGGACGACCCGGACCTACGACGTCGACGACCTCGTCGTCGCGACGATGCCCGATGTCCTGGAGGCGCTCACCGGCTACGAGTGCGACATCGACTTCCAGGGATCGGTCTGCGCTGTCGTCTCGATGGACGAGCCACTGATGGACACCTACTGGCTCAACATCGCCGACGACGCGCCGTTCGGCGCGCTCATCGAGCACACGAACTTCGTCTCGCCCGAACGCTACGGCGGCGAGCACCTCCTGTACGTCGCCAGCTACGTCCAGGACCCCACGGAGGAGCTGTGGCAACTCGACGACGACGGCGTCGCGGAGCTGTGGCTCGACGGCGTCGCCGACCTCTTCCCGCAGTTCGACCGCGAGAGCGTCAACTGGGTGCAGATCGCTCGCAACCCCAAGACCGCGCCGGTCTACGAGCGCGGCTACCTCGAGATGGTGATCCCGTACGACCTCGGCGACGCGGTCGCGCCGGGCGTCCACTACGCGGGGATGGCCTCGCGCGCACAGTACCCCGAACGCAGCCTGAACGGCGCCATCGAGGCGGGCTACGCGGCCGCAGAATCGATCCTCGATTAG
- a CDS encoding 4a-hydroxytetrahydrobiopterin dehydratase: protein MSDLLSDDEIEAQLPDGWERDGDEIVRTFEFDSYLEGVGFAAGAGGLAEEAFHHPEMTVDWQEVEVRLTSHEEGGITEADTDLAARFNELAD from the coding sequence ATGAGCGACCTGCTCTCCGACGACGAGATCGAGGCACAGCTACCGGACGGCTGGGAGCGCGACGGCGACGAGATCGTCCGCACCTTCGAGTTCGACTCGTACCTGGAGGGCGTCGGCTTCGCCGCGGGCGCGGGCGGCCTCGCCGAGGAGGCGTTCCACCACCCCGAGATGACCGTCGACTGGCAGGAGGTCGAGGTGCGGCTGACGAGCCACGAGGAGGGCGGCATCACGGAGGCCGACACGGACCTGGCCGCGCGGTTCAACGAACTCGCCGACTGA
- a CDS encoding COX15/CtaA family protein → MNFRRLLLVTTVSTALTALLGVFTASTGAGLTCEARWPLCDGAVFGLFPANFMSFIEWSHRLVAMITGVLIVGSAVAAWRGGHQRRVRFATVGALLLTPLQIVFGAFTVLVHEFVFGYSIVVLTLHFALAALILALLVAATVWAYAAAGAVSLDRVERAGGAALLGFPLLVALTPRLFLDFGEVAQLLYYGFGFAVFSALCVVALWGRELGARGVSAAGSLGAVLIVAQLVVTRRAFGSEGQLVILGLSFAAFALTFVAVWRTRSLSRRPSGASPTGD, encoded by the coding sequence ATGAACTTCCGCCGGCTCCTGCTCGTGACCACCGTCTCGACGGCGCTGACGGCGCTGCTGGGCGTGTTCACCGCCTCCACCGGCGCGGGGCTGACCTGCGAGGCACGGTGGCCGCTCTGCGACGGCGCCGTCTTCGGGCTGTTCCCCGCGAACTTCATGTCGTTCATTGAGTGGTCCCACCGCCTGGTGGCGATGATCACGGGCGTCCTCATCGTCGGCTCCGCCGTCGCTGCCTGGCGCGGCGGCCACCAGCGCCGCGTCCGGTTCGCGACGGTCGGCGCCCTCCTGCTCACGCCGCTGCAGATCGTCTTCGGGGCGTTCACGGTCCTCGTCCACGAGTTCGTCTTCGGCTACTCCATCGTCGTCCTGACGCTGCACTTCGCGCTCGCGGCGCTCATCCTCGCGCTGCTGGTCGCGGCGACGGTGTGGGCCTACGCCGCCGCGGGGGCCGTCTCGCTGGACCGCGTCGAGCGCGCGGGCGGCGCCGCCCTCCTCGGCTTCCCGCTGCTGGTGGCGCTCACGCCGCGACTGTTCCTCGACTTCGGGGAGGTCGCCCAGCTCCTCTACTACGGGTTCGGGTTCGCGGTGTTCTCGGCGCTGTGCGTCGTCGCGCTGTGGGGCCGGGAGCTCGGCGCCCGCGGCGTCTCCGCAGCCGGCAGCCTCGGGGCGGTGCTCATCGTCGCCCAGCTCGTCGTCACGCGGCGCGCCTTCGGCAGCGAGGGCCAACTGGTCATCCTCGGGCTGTCCTTCGCCGCGTTCGCGTTGACGTTCGTCGCCGTCTGGCGGACGCGGTCGCTGAGCCGTCGGCCCTCCGGCGCGTCCCCGACCGGTGACTGA
- a CDS encoding SCP2 sterol-binding domain-containing protein, whose product MAIPFPSEAWITEWRHRLNDNEEYAEAGQGWGVGFDGDFVFHVRADDRLPEDAYFYIGLEDGRCTEATRIEHPDAVDAGFIYRGDYSDWVALNQGEIGPIDGMMSGVFDIEGDMQKVLQYSDAAVAMSETGQVIDTDYKY is encoded by the coding sequence ATGGCAATACCGTTCCCCTCGGAGGCGTGGATCACGGAGTGGCGGCACCGACTGAACGACAACGAGGAGTACGCCGAGGCGGGCCAGGGCTGGGGCGTCGGATTCGACGGCGACTTCGTCTTCCACGTCCGCGCGGACGACCGGCTCCCGGAGGACGCGTACTTCTACATCGGCCTCGAGGACGGCCGGTGCACCGAGGCCACCCGCATCGAGCATCCCGACGCGGTCGACGCCGGGTTCATCTACCGCGGCGACTACTCGGACTGGGTCGCGCTCAACCAGGGCGAAATCGGCCCGATCGACGGGATGATGTCGGGCGTCTTCGACATCGAGGGCGACATGCAGAAGGTCCTGCAGTACAGCGACGCCGCCGTCGCGATGAGCGAGACCGGCCAGGTGATCGACACCGACTACAAGTATTGA
- a CDS encoding MTH865 family protein: MADREEVRQQFVDAFEGADYPVNSPMDLVPALPNGPGTQFEVGDETITAMELNQEASGRQDFPYESVDELVDDMMDGLEEEGYV, from the coding sequence ATGGCAGACCGAGAAGAAGTCCGTCAACAGTTCGTGGACGCGTTCGAAGGTGCAGACTACCCCGTCAACAGCCCGATGGACCTCGTGCCGGCCCTGCCGAACGGCCCCGGCACGCAGTTCGAGGTGGGCGACGAGACCATCACCGCGATGGAGCTCAACCAGGAGGCCTCCGGCCGTCAGGACTTCCCCTACGAGAGCGTCGACGAACTCGTCGACGACATGATGGACGGCCTCGAGGAAGAGGGCTACGTCTAG
- a CDS encoding DUF7521 family protein translates to MVHDTVSSQVQLAITAVKTLILVVGGIVTYLAYSAYRRTGDPSLRLLSFGFAFVGVGVLLAGFTFELLGVSLGVGILLESLFVLLGLSIIAYSLRVQ, encoded by the coding sequence ATGGTACACGACACCGTCAGTTCGCAGGTACAGCTCGCCATCACGGCCGTGAAGACGCTCATCCTCGTCGTCGGGGGCATCGTGACGTACCTCGCCTACAGCGCTTACCGTCGCACCGGCGACCCGTCGCTGCGCCTCCTGTCGTTCGGGTTCGCCTTCGTCGGCGTCGGCGTCCTGCTCGCCGGCTTCACCTTCGAGCTACTGGGCGTCAGCCTCGGCGTCGGCATCCTGCTGGAGAGCCTGTTCGTCCTCCTGGGCCTCTCCATCATCGCATACTCGCTGCGCGTGCAGTAG
- the lwrS gene encoding LWR-salt protein has translation MADADPEADEAGSAEYVFAVELQLSPSDPDVWLEPASVETTLHKRAPTPGEEGWLFFRDNLWRGEVNDHDHLRELAEETLGVEVRSIEFRELRTDDDYYEALRLEIDENLELFKADDTPEVVTKYLGSRVHVREP, from the coding sequence ATGGCCGACGCCGACCCCGAGGCCGACGAGGCGGGCTCCGCCGAGTACGTCTTCGCCGTCGAACTGCAGCTGTCGCCGTCGGACCCCGACGTATGGCTGGAGCCGGCGAGCGTCGAGACCACGCTCCACAAGCGCGCGCCGACGCCCGGCGAGGAGGGCTGGCTGTTCTTCCGGGACAACCTCTGGCGCGGCGAGGTGAACGACCACGACCACCTGCGCGAGTTGGCCGAGGAGACGCTGGGCGTCGAGGTCCGGTCCATCGAGTTCCGGGAACTCCGGACGGACGACGACTACTACGAGGCGCTCCGCCTGGAGATCGACGAGAACCTCGAGCTGTTCAAGGCCGACGACACCCCCGAGGTCGTCACGAAGTACCTCGGTTCTCGGGTCCACGTCAGGGAGCCGTAA